The Vitis vinifera cultivar Pinot Noir 40024 chromosome 12, ASM3070453v1 genome has a segment encoding these proteins:
- the LOC100241491 gene encoding protochlorophyllide reductase — MALQAASLLPSAVSIHKEGKSNASLKETGFFEVSVSDHLKAELSLGLSKNKELKRRKLPVGVIRAQTATTPAISQASPEGKKTLRKGNVIITGASSGLGLATAKALAETEKWHIIMACRNFLKADRAAKSAGIAKENYTVMHLDLASLESVRQFADNFRRSGRPLDVLVCNAAVYLPTAKEPTFTAEGFELSVGTNHLGHFLLSRLLLDDLKQTDYPSKRLIIVGSITGNTNTLAGNVPPKANLGDLRGLAGGLNGINGSPMIDGGEFDGAKAYKDSKVCNMLTMQEFHRRYHEETGITFASLYPGCIATTGLFREHIPLFRLLFPPFQKYITKGYVSEEEAGKRLAQVVTDPSLTKSGVYWSWNKNSASFQNQLSQEASDAEKARKVWEISEKLVGLA; from the exons ATGGCTCTCCAAGCAGCCTCATTACTTCCCTCGGCTGTCTCCATCCACAAAGAG GGCAAGTCCAATGCTTCTCTAAAGGAGACGGGTTTCTTTGAAGTTTCAGTATCAGACCATCTTAAGGCTGAATTAAGCCTTGGTTTGTCAAAGAACAAG GAACTCAAAAGAAGGAAACTACCTGTTGGAGTTATTAGAGCCCAAACAGCTACAACTCCAGCAATCAGCCAGGCCTCACCAGAAGGGAAGAAAACTTTGAGAAAGGGCAATGTAATTATCACAGGAGCTTCCTCTGGGTTGGGTTTAGCCACAGCCAAGGCTCTAGCTGAAACAGAGAAATGGCACATTATTATGGCATGCAGGAATTTCCTAAAGGCTGATAGGGCTGCTAAATCAGCAGGCATTGCTAAGGAAAACTACACTGTTATGCATCTTGATCTTGCCTCTCTTGAAAGTGTCCGACAATTTGCAGACAATTTTCGGCGTTCGGGTAGGCCACTTGATGTCCTGGTTTGTAATGCTGCTGTCTACTTGCCCACTGCTAAGGAGCCAACTTTCACTGCTGAAGGGTTTGAACTTAGTGTTGGAACTAACCATCTTGGACACTTCCTTCTCTCAAGATTGCTGCTTGATGACCTGAAGCAAACAGATTACCCATCAAAGCGGCTCATCATTGTTGGCTCCATTACAG GAAACACAAACACCTTGGCTGGAAATGTGCCCCCAAAGGCTAACCTGGGGGATCTAAGGGGACTTGCTGGAGGATTGAATGGGATAAACGGCTCACCCATGATAGATGGTGGTGAGTTTGATGGTGCCAAGGCCTACAAAGACAGCAAAGTTTGCAACATGCTCACCATGCAAGAGTTCCACAGACGCTACCATGAGGAGACAGGGATAACCTTTGCTTCCCTCTACCCTGGTTGCATTGCTACAACAGGCTTGTTCAGGGAGCACATTCCCTTGTTCAGGCTTCTCTTCCCACCATTTCAGAAGTATATTACCAAAGGATATGTTTCAGAAGAGGAAGCTGGGAAAAGACTTGCACAG GTTGTTACCGATCCAAGCCTGACAAAGTCAGGAGTTTACTGGAGCTGGAACAAGAACTCCGCCTCATTTCAAAACCAGCTGTCACAAGAAGCCAGTGATGCAGAGAAGGCACGTAAGGTATGGGAAATCAGTGAGAAGCTTGTTGGATTGGCTTAA